A DNA window from Ctenopharyngodon idella isolate HZGC_01 chromosome 10, HZGC01, whole genome shotgun sequence contains the following coding sequences:
- the ogna gene encoding osteoglycin, paralog a: MGTRLRMLISAVILASWVLSASGAHYHNHRHQRLEDVALTGEIDVRAQRNKRATDGDYDNSAPLPADTPVDSSLMPPVGDPSDLPTCLLCVCLTGSVYCEEVDPDMTSVPALPKETNYLYARYNKIKKITAKDFGDIVTLKRIDFTGNVISEIEDGAFAKLTMLEELSLAENQLVKLPMLPTKLISFNANHNKLRTKGIKANAFKKLNKLTHLYLAHNELEAVPFIPETVRTLHLQNNNISSVTVDTFCKANNTYYIRPNMNEIRMDGNPVILGQYPNSFICLQSLPIGRYQ, translated from the exons ATGGGGACAAGGCTGAGAATGCTTATTTCAGCAGTCATATTGGCATCATGGGTGCTCTCAGCATCTGGTGCACACTACCACAATCACAGGCATCAGAGACTGGAGGATGTAGCACTTACTGGGGAAATCGATGTAAGGGCACAGAGGAATAAG AGAGCGACAGATGGCGACTACGACAACAGCGCCCCTCTGCCTGCTGACACCCCAGTTGACTCCAGTCTAATGCCGCCTGTTGGAGACCCTTCAG ACCTTCCAACTTGTCTACTCTGCGTGTGTCTAACTGGATCTGTCTACTGTGAGGAGGTCGACCCAGATATGACGTCAGTGCCTGCTCTGCCCAAGGAGACAAACTACCTCTACGCTCGGTACAACAAGATAAAAAAGATAACAGCCAAAGATTTCGGAGATATTG TGACTCTGAAGAGAATCGACTTCACTGGAAACGTCATTTCTGAGATTGAAGATGGTGCGTTTGCTAAGCTTACCATGTTAGAGGAACTCTCGCTAGCCGAAAACCAGCTGGTCAAGCTACCAATGCTACCAACAAAATTAATCTCCTTCAATGCTAATCACAACAAACTCAGGACCAAAGGAATCAAGGCAAATGCTTTCAAG AAATTAAACAAACTGACACATCTGTATCTTGCTCACAATGAACTGGAGGCCGTTCCTTTCATTCCAGAGACTGTCCGGACACTTCACCTTCAG aacAATAACATTTCGTCCGTGACTGTGGACACCTTCTGCAAAGCTAACAACACTTACTACATCCGTCCCAACATGAACGAGATCCGTATGGATGGAAATCCCGTCATCCTCGGCCAGTACCCCAACAGTTTCATATGCCTGCAGTCTCTTCCAATTGGGCGATATCAATGA
- the omd gene encoding osteomodulin, whose protein sequence is MKPSQILTILSLYLLSGALVLSQEFEKDYFDYDIDDNSLPEVPRLTVTQQPDYDAQIMYSYECASECFCPSSYPFAMYCDHRELKVVPNIPRHVRHLYIQHNDIEEITTKPFINASSLREINFSYNKLQSSKVDKDVFNILKELIQLHLEHNNLEDIPSPLPKTLKRLNLSFNKISKIPADATRELTKLTVLDLCNNRLTDAGIKGKILSGTKSLMQINMCNNKLKSMPIDLPESIQQISLENNSISSIPEDYFKKTPNLLSLRMSHNKLKSVAYTAFNLSKLMELHLGHNQLSKPFFVPRTLEHLYLNHNDFKDLNISLMCPSLDFGNPNMLTYIRLDNNKLRGPVDYYAYRCFPRLIMIFYGNQRKDDEDDSEPKKYEKPDRPKRPGATRLST, encoded by the exons ATGAAACCATCACAGATCTTGactatactatctctgtatttgcTCTCTGGAGCTCTGGTACTTTCTCAAGAGTTTGAAAAGGACTACTTCGATTACGACATAGATGACAACTCTTTGCCTGAAGTTCCTCGACTTACTGTAACTCAACAACCTGATTACGATGCCCAAATAATGTATTCATACGAATGTGCCAGCGAGTGCTTCTGCCCCTCATCTTATCCATTTGCCATGTATTGCGACCACCGAGAACTCAAGGTGGTTCCCAACATCCCAAGACACGTCCGCCACTTGTACATTCAGCATAACGACATAGAAGAGATAACTACAAAGCCTTTCATTAATGCCTCGTCCCTGAGGGAAATCAACTTCAGCTACAATAAGCTGCAGTCATCTAAGGTGGATAAAGATGTCTTCAATATACTCAAAGAACTCATTCAGTTACACCTTGAGCATAATAATCTGGAAGACATCCCTTCTCCTTTGCCAAAAACCCTTAAAAGGCTTAATTTGAGCTTCAATAAAATTTCAAAGATACCGGCTGACGCTACACGAGAGCTTACAAAACTTACAGTGCTGGATTTGTGCAACAACAGACTAACAGATGCCGGTATTAAAGGAAAAATCCTATCTGGCACAAAGAGCCTCATGCAAATCAACATGTGCAACAATAAGCTCAAGTCCATGCCAATAGACCTTCCAGAATCGATCCAGCAGATATCACTGGAAAACAACTCAATATCTTCCATACCCGAGGACTACTTTAAGAAGACTCCCAATCTGTTGTCCCTACGCATGTCACACAATAAACTCAAATCCGTTGCATACACTGCCTTCAACTTGTCCAAACTGATGGAGCTCCATTTGGGCCATAACCAGCTCTCCAAACCGTTTTTTGTTCCCAGGACCTTGGAACATCTGTATCTAAATCACAATGACTTTAAAG ATCTGAATATCTCTCTAATGTGTCCATCACTGGACTTCGGCAACCCTAACATGCTGACCTACATTCGTCTCGACAACAATAAGCTGAGAGGACCAGTGGACTACTACGCTTACAGATGTTTCCCAAGGCTGATAATGATATTTTACGGCAACCAAAGGAAGGATGATGAAGATGACTCTGAAcccaaaaaatatgaaaaacccGACCGACCAAAAAGGCCTGGGGCAACAAGGCTATCAACATAG